The proteins below come from a single Streptococcus porcinus genomic window:
- a CDS encoding MBL fold metallo-hydrolase, producing MKIMTVTNAIASENTYILSNDQAVLVIDPGSNGDKICQEIKKLAKPVVAILLTHTHYDHIFSLERVRRTFNHPPVYVSGKEASWLFTPKDNLSGLLRHADIPDIICKPAEQFFQFDKEYHLTGFTFSVVETPGHSVGGVSFVFKEHETIFSGDALFRESIGRSDLPTGNYDHLIEGIKEKLLTQPPFFKVYPGHGQMTTIAHEKNCNPFLN from the coding sequence ATGAAAATTATGACTGTTACCAATGCTATTGCTAGTGAAAACACCTATATTTTATCTAATGATCAGGCTGTTTTAGTCATTGATCCAGGAAGTAATGGCGACAAGATTTGTCAAGAAATAAAAAAATTGGCTAAACCAGTTGTTGCTATTCTCTTAACCCATACCCATTATGATCATATTTTCAGTTTGGAGAGGGTTAGACGAACTTTTAATCACCCACCCGTGTACGTCTCGGGAAAGGAAGCTTCTTGGTTATTCACTCCTAAAGACAATTTATCAGGCCTATTACGTCATGCTGATATTCCCGACATTATTTGTAAGCCCGCAGAACAATTCTTTCAGTTTGACAAAGAATATCACTTAACCGGTTTTACCTTTTCCGTGGTAGAAACTCCCGGACATTCGGTGGGGGGTGTTTCCTTTGTTTTCAAAGAACATGAAACTATTTTCTCTGGTGACGCACTCTTTCGTGAAAGTATTGGACGATCTGACTTACCGACTGGAAATTATGATCATCTGATTGAAGGTATTAAAGAAAAATTATTGACCCAGCCTCCTTTTTTCAAGGTTTATCCTGGCCATGGCCAAATGACAACAATTGCACATGAAAAAAATTGCAATCCATTTCTAAATTAA
- the ftsX gene encoding permease-like cell division protein FtsX produces MIRNFFRHIWESIKNLKRNIWMTIAAISSVAITLTLVGIFAATLLNIERVASGVQNNIQINTYLSVDSTDTKEVVKTVDGKEVKNDKYHKIYDQIAKIKGVEKINFSSKDEQLQKLQDSMGDVWKMYDKDTNPLQDIYMIETEKPSQVKKISAIIKGINGVEDVDYGGINSEKLFKFAAFIKTWGLIGTVLLLIVAIFLISNTIRMTIMNRQRDIEIMRLVGAKNSYIRGPFFFEGAWVGFLGAVFPSLLIFYIYEYAYRQFTPQLQLNGLSMYPINYYLYLLIGILFVIGIIIGSLGSVLSMRRYLKF; encoded by the coding sequence ATGATTAGAAATTTTTTCCGTCATATCTGGGAATCTATTAAGAATCTCAAACGAAACATTTGGATGACTATTGCCGCAATTAGTTCAGTAGCCATCACTCTAACTTTGGTTGGGATTTTTGCTGCAACCCTATTAAACATTGAGAGAGTTGCTTCAGGAGTTCAAAATAATATTCAAATTAATACTTATTTGAGTGTTGATTCTACTGATACCAAGGAAGTTGTTAAAACGGTTGATGGTAAAGAGGTCAAAAATGACAAATACCACAAAATCTATGATCAAATTGCTAAGATAAAAGGTGTTGAAAAAATTAATTTTTCCAGCAAAGATGAGCAATTGCAAAAATTACAAGATTCTATGGGTGATGTCTGGAAAATGTATGATAAAGACACCAATCCTCTACAAGACATTTATATGATTGAAACTGAGAAACCCTCTCAAGTTAAAAAGATTAGCGCAATTATCAAAGGCATTAACGGTGTTGAAGATGTTGACTACGGTGGAATTAATTCGGAGAAACTCTTTAAATTTGCCGCATTTATTAAGACATGGGGCTTGATAGGAACAGTATTATTGCTGATTGTTGCGATCTTCCTTATTTCAAATACTATTCGTATGACTATTATGAATCGTCAACGAGATATTGAAATTATGCGCTTGGTGGGAGCTAAAAATTCGTACATTCGTGGACCATTCTTCTTTGAAGGAGCTTGGGTTGGCTTTTTAGGAGCTGTTTTCCCATCTCTTCTTATCTTTTATATATATGAGTATGCCTACCGCCAATTTACGCCACAGCTTCAACTCAATGGCTTGTCAATGTACCCAATTAACTATTACCTCTATCTTTTAATAGGTATCCTGTTTGTTATTGGCATTATTATTGGATCTCTAGGGTCAGTTCTCTCAATGAGACGCTATTTAAAATTTTAA
- the ftsE gene encoding cell division ATP-binding protein FtsE, with protein sequence MALIEMKGVTKKYKRSTTALRNLNFSINQGEFVYLVGPSGAGKSSLIKLLYREEKVTSGSLYVGEFDLPKLKAKQVPILRRNIGVVFQDYKLLPRKTVFENVAYAMEVIGAKPRHIKKRVPEVLELVGLKHKMRSFPNQLSGGEQQRVAIARAIVNNPKLLIADEPTGNLDPEISWEIMHLLERINVQGTTILMATHNSHIVNSLRHRVIAIEDGRIVRDEEEGDYGYDD encoded by the coding sequence ATGGCATTAATTGAAATGAAGGGCGTTACCAAAAAATATAAACGCTCAACAACAGCCTTAAGGAATTTAAACTTCTCAATTAACCAGGGTGAATTTGTATACTTGGTAGGCCCTTCTGGGGCTGGTAAATCCAGTTTAATCAAACTCCTCTATCGCGAGGAAAAAGTTACAAGTGGATCACTCTATGTTGGCGAGTTTGATTTGCCTAAATTAAAAGCAAAACAAGTTCCTATTTTGCGTCGTAATATTGGAGTTGTCTTCCAAGATTATAAATTACTTCCGCGGAAAACAGTTTTTGAAAATGTTGCTTATGCTATGGAAGTTATTGGTGCTAAGCCTCGTCATATAAAAAAACGTGTTCCTGAGGTACTTGAGTTAGTTGGTTTGAAACATAAAATGCGCTCTTTTCCAAACCAGCTCTCAGGTGGAGAACAGCAACGGGTTGCTATAGCGCGTGCAATTGTCAATAATCCAAAATTATTGATTGCTGACGAGCCAACAGGTAACTTAGACCCAGAAATTTCTTGGGAAATTATGCATTTATTGGAACGTATTAATGTCCAAGGAACAACTATTTTGATGGCAACGCATAATAGTCATATCGTTAACTCTCTACGCCATCGGGTAATCGCGATTGAAGATGGACGTATTGTCCGTGATGAAGAGGAAGGAGATTACGGCTACGATGATTAG